The Devosia sp. MC521 genome has a segment encoding these proteins:
- the flgK gene encoding flagellar hook-associated protein FlgK, with translation MSFAAIRNTATSALASSQVNMQIAASNIANADTAGYTRKTGTQLMTATGGLGAGVEVASVSGSADKYLLKSLNAATSELASASALKQFADRVQALFGTISSDGSSNTLANHVSAFETALAQLSGTPESQTLQVQLVDTLDTLVSNLRAISTGTQSLRASADEGIADGVTTVNQRLEAIHALNKDIKQAAARGDMTADLEDRRAVALQDIAAEMNVSAYVGPDNTMKIYTASGAALLDGTVHKLNYTGSAFVTTETVFSPIMLDGKNVTSAITSGKIGAQLYQRDVNLPATQAEIDTFAQSLIESVNAAYNQGTSLPAPSSVTSNAQVVGTDALNGNGTFRVAEINPDGTLVAYSDFDLANYATFDDFAAAIDAVPGLDASIDASGKFSISSTAGNGISFADISSDIGGKGVSAAFGFNDLIVGTDGRNVAVRADIRAAPTGLSTASLSTDDPLVVGAGAAGVSPALAKTLQKSVTDKHDFPAAGGLAAASSSFASYAGLIASRSAISASTAGNTLDSKQNTYETLTTAISAQSGVNVDEEIARVSELEQQYTTAAQLLQVLNDMFDALLGVVK, from the coding sequence ATGTCGTTTGCTGCAATCCGTAATACCGCAACCAGCGCACTCGCCTCGTCCCAGGTGAATATGCAGATTGCGGCGTCAAATATCGCCAACGCAGATACCGCTGGGTACACGCGAAAAACCGGCACCCAATTGATGACCGCCACAGGCGGTTTGGGAGCCGGTGTTGAAGTCGCCTCAGTCAGTGGCTCAGCCGATAAATATCTGCTCAAAAGCCTCAATGCAGCAACCAGCGAACTCGCTTCAGCATCCGCTCTGAAGCAGTTCGCCGATCGCGTTCAGGCCCTGTTTGGCACCATCTCTAGCGATGGCTCGAGCAACACGCTCGCTAACCACGTATCGGCTTTTGAAACCGCGCTGGCTCAGCTCTCTGGCACCCCGGAAAGCCAGACCTTGCAGGTTCAGCTTGTCGACACGCTCGACACTCTGGTCAGCAATCTGCGCGCCATCTCCACCGGCACCCAGAGCCTGCGCGCCAGCGCGGACGAAGGCATTGCCGACGGCGTTACCACGGTCAATCAGCGCCTCGAAGCCATCCACGCGCTGAACAAAGACATTAAGCAAGCTGCAGCCCGTGGCGACATGACGGCAGATCTCGAAGATCGCCGCGCCGTAGCGCTTCAAGACATTGCCGCTGAAATGAACGTTTCGGCCTATGTCGGCCCAGACAACACCATGAAGATTTACACCGCCTCTGGTGCAGCCCTTCTCGATGGCACGGTCCATAAGCTGAACTACACCGGCTCGGCTTTCGTCACGACCGAAACGGTCTTCAGCCCGATCATGTTGGACGGCAAGAACGTCACCAGCGCGATCACCTCTGGCAAGATTGGCGCGCAGCTCTATCAGCGCGACGTCAACCTGCCCGCGACCCAGGCCGAGATTGATACCTTCGCGCAGTCGCTGATCGAAAGCGTCAACGCGGCCTACAATCAGGGCACCAGCCTGCCTGCCCCGTCCAGCGTCACCAGCAACGCCCAAGTTGTTGGCACCGACGCGCTCAACGGTAACGGCACTTTCCGCGTCGCCGAGATCAATCCTGACGGCACGCTGGTCGCCTACAGCGACTTCGACCTTGCGAACTATGCAACGTTCGACGATTTCGCAGCAGCGATCGATGCCGTACCAGGACTTGATGCCAGCATTGACGCGAGCGGCAAATTCTCCATCAGCTCGACTGCTGGCAATGGCATCTCCTTCGCCGATATTTCGAGCGACATTGGTGGCAAGGGCGTTTCCGCCGCTTTCGGGTTTAACGATCTGATCGTTGGAACCGATGGCCGCAACGTCGCCGTTCGCGCTGACATCCGTGCTGCGCCGACCGGGCTGTCGACAGCCTCACTCAGCACGGACGATCCGCTCGTCGTCGGCGCCGGCGCCGCTGGCGTCTCGCCTGCCCTCGCTAAGACCCTCCAAAAGAGCGTCACCGATAAGCATGATTTCCCCGCCGCTGGTGGCCTCGCCGCAGCCTCGTCAAGCTTTGCCTCATACGCTGGCCTGATCGCCTCGCGCTCAGCCATCAGCGCGAGCACAGCTGGCAACACGCTCGACAGCAAGCAGAACACCTACGAGACCCTCACCACCGCCATTTCCGCACAAAGCGGCGTAAACGTTGATGAAGAAATCGCCCGCGTTTCTGAGCTTGAGCAGCAATACACCACTGCAGCCCAACTGCTGCAGGTCCTCAATGACATGTTCGATGCCCTTCTGGGCGTTGTGAAGTAA
- a CDS encoding flagellin codes for MAMRVATFALNDRMLSASLQTQSRMAEMQMQQASGIKSNALGEYGASGKVLIDLEISLARSQTYTASAQEASSRVAVMYGIMDTVNELLSNFRVALAGIKSVNSDAETRASLANNASFTMTELGALLNSQYEGRYLFGGSATTTLPVDLANYTLADPTQPYTDYYMGNDALASAQVSAEQSVSYGVAASDPAFEKAFRALSIIADTNGVFGATTVDDSLNLIMGAINNAAGVQGTLSLNAAALERSVRREEDFQEMFKADLSGVRDVDVTQVAVRLTSYEMQLQASFATMAKVSNLSLLDYLR; via the coding sequence ATGGCAATGCGCGTAGCGACGTTCGCTCTAAATGACCGGATGCTCTCAGCATCCCTACAAACCCAGTCCCGCATGGCGGAAATGCAGATGCAGCAAGCGAGTGGCATTAAGTCCAACGCGCTTGGTGAATATGGCGCCAGCGGCAAGGTCCTGATTGATCTCGAAATCTCTCTGGCCCGCTCGCAGACCTACACAGCATCAGCCCAGGAAGCGTCGAGCCGTGTTGCCGTCATGTACGGCATCATGGACACCGTCAACGAACTGCTGAGCAATTTCCGTGTGGCGTTGGCCGGCATCAAGAGCGTCAATTCCGATGCCGAGACGCGGGCATCTCTCGCCAACAATGCATCCTTCACGATGACCGAATTGGGTGCTCTGCTCAATTCCCAGTACGAGGGCCGCTATCTCTTCGGCGGTAGCGCAACGACCACTCTTCCGGTCGATTTGGCCAACTACACTCTTGCAGATCCTACCCAGCCCTATACCGACTACTACATGGGCAACGACGCCTTGGCGTCGGCTCAGGTCTCGGCAGAACAGTCGGTAAGTTATGGCGTTGCGGCGAGCGATCCAGCTTTTGAAAAGGCCTTCCGCGCGCTGTCCATTATCGCCGATACAAACGGCGTTTTTGGCGCGACCACCGTTGATGACTCGCTGAACCTGATCATGGGAGCGATCAACAACGCAGCGGGCGTGCAGGGCACTCTCTCGCTCAATGCTGCAGCACTCGAACGCTCAGTTCGCCGCGAAGAAGATTTCCAGGAAATGTTCAAAGCGGATCTGTCAGGTGTTCGCGACGTCGACGTCACCCAGGTGGCGGTACGCCTCACATCCTATGAAATGCAGTTGCAAGCGTCCTTCGCCACCATGGCAAAGGTCAGCAATCTGAGCCTGCTCGACTACCTGCGGTAA
- a CDS encoding isochorismatase family cysteine hydrolase, with protein MAELHPIREYTGDVPKHETAVIVVDMQRAFFDNNDSLGQAGFDVTPLREAIPGTIELVNLARANGVPVIFTRYVYSPGMVDFGRKYGANPEARKSTNSLGYGTAEIEIIPELNVQPDEVVIDKSRPSSFYGTRLEPVLTGMGVRNVIVCGVTANICVETTVRDAGQRDYGTFVVADAVAEFLPERKHYALFGMAWSFANVVNVADIARSWAATSASDAA; from the coding sequence ATGGCTGAACTCCACCCAATCCGCGAATACACCGGCGACGTTCCAAAGCACGAAACCGCCGTAATCGTTGTCGATATGCAGCGCGCCTTCTTCGACAATAACGATAGCCTGGGTCAGGCCGGTTTCGACGTCACCCCTTTGCGTGAAGCCATTCCGGGCACCATCGAGCTGGTCAACCTTGCCCGCGCCAATGGCGTGCCGGTGATCTTCACCCGCTACGTTTACTCCCCCGGCATGGTCGATTTCGGTCGCAAATACGGTGCGAACCCAGAAGCCCGTAAGTCCACCAATTCGCTTGGCTACGGAACTGCCGAAATCGAGATCATCCCAGAGCTGAACGTACAGCCCGATGAAGTTGTCATCGACAAGTCCCGTCCAAGCTCCTTCTACGGCACCCGCCTTGAGCCAGTGCTCACCGGCATGGGCGTCCGCAACGTCATCGTCTGCGGCGTCACCGCCAATATCTGCGTGGAAACCACCGTCCGCGACGCAGGCCAGCGCGACTATGGCACCTTCGTTGTTGCCGATGCTGTCGCCGAGTTCCTCCCAGAGCGTAAGCACTATGCCCTTTTCGGCATGGCTTGGTCCTTCGCCAACGTCGTCAACGTCGCCGACATCGCCCGCTCTTGGGCAGCGACTTCTGCAAGCGACGCTGCTTAG
- a CDS encoding FadR/GntR family transcriptional regulator, whose product MIEKPTKGKALAVRKVQSAYLQIAEQLRDLILQGALQPGEQLPSEAQLSANFGVSRNTTREALRVLSSQGLVQTSRGITGGTFVVIPDVSFVQANIENGLGLMTAGEQISEAEILETRLALELPAARWAAERRTEQDLERIRLAARSVERGKVLSERTDHSVDFHQAVMEAAGNRLMAVIAPPVWRIFAHCAKSSPGRPHLWHDIDCDHAEILDHIEAREPDKAEDAMRVHLLRLRSID is encoded by the coding sequence TTGATAGAAAAACCAACCAAGGGTAAGGCTTTGGCCGTGCGCAAGGTGCAGAGTGCTTATTTGCAGATTGCTGAGCAATTGCGGGACTTAATCCTGCAAGGCGCGCTGCAACCGGGAGAGCAACTGCCTTCGGAGGCTCAGCTGTCTGCCAATTTTGGCGTCAGTCGGAACACTACTAGAGAGGCGCTTCGGGTGTTGAGCTCGCAGGGATTGGTGCAGACGTCGCGGGGAATCACCGGCGGCACATTCGTCGTCATTCCCGATGTGAGCTTTGTGCAGGCCAATATTGAAAACGGCCTCGGTCTCATGACCGCGGGGGAGCAGATTTCGGAAGCCGAGATTCTGGAGACTCGTCTGGCATTAGAACTGCCTGCAGCGCGTTGGGCGGCGGAGCGTCGGACAGAGCAAGACCTTGAGCGCATTCGGCTTGCGGCGCGCAGCGTTGAGCGCGGTAAGGTGCTGAGTGAGCGCACCGATCACAGTGTGGATTTCCATCAGGCCGTGATGGAGGCGGCGGGTAACCGTTTGATGGCTGTTATCGCGCCGCCAGTGTGGCGCATCTTTGCCCATTGCGCCAAGAGCAGTCCGGGGCGACCTCACCTCTGGCATGATATTGATTGTGATCATGCCGAAATTTTGGACCATATCGAAGCGCGCGAGCCCGATAAGGCAGAGGACGCAATGCGCGTCCATCTGCTGCGTTTGCGCTCGATTGATTAA
- the flgE gene encoding flagellar hook protein FlgE, with product MSLSAALGAAVTALNSQSSALSIISTNLANSSTNGYKSIDASFASLLSGGTSKASNGTGGVSVASRQNVLSQGLLSHSSSSTNMAITGNGFFIVSGGQESKELGYTRNGEFGVDEEGFLVNNGQYLMGWATDASGVVTGSESADALSSIDTDAIATIALPTSNMTLMANLPAEAADGSTFTSALEIYDSLGTAGSIDVTWTKVGPREWTAQFADPTMAGGGAATGTVASPAITINFNADGTLASTNPNPPELLVTGWATGAADSTISLNLGSPGTSSGLSQYSSGATTPAVEVKSSHDGVGLGALSGIEVTDAGIVKALYDNGLSRAIYKVPLATFSNANGLTVSDGGVYYATTTSGNAALRTAGEGGAGTISGSRLEVSTTDTNSEFSKMMAAQQAYSGAAQVMSAANSMFDTLISAVR from the coding sequence ATGAGCCTTTCAGCAGCACTGGGCGCAGCCGTCACCGCCTTGAACTCGCAGAGCTCCGCCCTGTCGATCATCTCGACCAACTTGGCCAACAGCTCGACCAACGGTTACAAGTCCATCGACGCGAGCTTCGCCAGCCTCTTGTCCGGCGGCACGTCGAAGGCCAGCAATGGCACTGGTGGCGTATCGGTCGCTAGCCGTCAGAACGTCCTATCGCAGGGCCTGCTCAGCCACTCGTCCAGCTCCACCAACATGGCGATCACCGGCAACGGTTTCTTCATCGTCTCGGGCGGGCAGGAATCGAAGGAACTTGGCTACACCCGTAACGGCGAATTCGGCGTCGACGAAGAAGGTTTCCTCGTCAACAATGGCCAGTATCTGATGGGCTGGGCAACCGACGCTTCTGGCGTCGTCACCGGCAGCGAAAGCGCTGACGCCCTCAGCTCGATCGACACCGACGCCATTGCAACCATTGCTTTGCCAACGTCGAACATGACGCTGATGGCCAACCTCCCAGCTGAAGCAGCTGACGGTTCGACCTTCACCTCCGCGCTCGAAATCTACGACAGCTTGGGCACTGCCGGCTCGATCGACGTCACCTGGACCAAGGTTGGCCCACGTGAATGGACGGCACAGTTTGCTGACCCAACCATGGCAGGCGGCGGCGCCGCAACAGGTACCGTAGCCAGCCCGGCTATTACCATCAACTTCAACGCTGACGGCACACTGGCCAGCACCAACCCGAACCCACCAGAACTGCTCGTCACTGGTTGGGCCACTGGCGCTGCGGACTCGACCATTTCGCTGAACCTCGGCTCGCCGGGCACGTCGTCTGGCCTGAGCCAGTATTCGAGCGGCGCGACAACCCCAGCGGTTGAAGTGAAAAGCTCGCACGATGGTGTAGGCCTGGGCGCTCTGAGCGGCATCGAAGTAACCGACGCTGGTATCGTAAAGGCGCTTTACGATAACGGTCTGTCCCGCGCGATTTACAAGGTTCCACTGGCAACCTTCTCGAACGCAAACGGCCTGACCGTTTCCGACGGTGGCGTTTATTACGCAACAACAACCTCGGGCAATGCAGCTCTGCGCACCGCAGGTGAAGGCGGCGCCGGGACCATCTCTGGCAGCCGTCTCGAAGTATCGACAACCGATACCAACTCTGAGTTCTCCAAGATGATGGCTGCGCAGCAAGCCTACTCGGGAGCCGCCCAGGTGATGTCGGCGGCGAACTCGATGTTCGACACGCTCATCTCCGCCGTTAGATGA
- a CDS encoding flagellar biosynthesis repressor FlbT: MSLKLTLKPGESVLIGDTRVEIVSRGSSTLLISGSVPVLRGEFAVDADTAQDTPSQLRLVLQKMYLDANVATHHDAYFQVVGDMLAEYPNSVPFITEINRCLMTGDVYRAIKIAKEYLADMNAPADKWMLSGPEPKLAPQRTNAA, translated from the coding sequence ATGTCCCTCAAGCTCACCCTCAAGCCCGGCGAAAGCGTTCTCATCGGCGACACGCGTGTAGAGATTGTCTCACGCGGATCATCTACGCTGTTGATCAGTGGGAGCGTGCCCGTGCTACGGGGTGAGTTTGCTGTGGATGCTGATACCGCGCAGGATACGCCCTCTCAGTTGCGCCTTGTGCTGCAGAAAATGTATCTCGATGCCAATGTCGCCACCCATCACGATGCGTATTTCCAGGTGGTTGGCGACATGTTGGCCGAGTACCCGAACTCGGTCCCCTTTATCACCGAGATCAATCGCTGTCTGATGACGGGCGACGTCTATCGCGCCATCAAAATCGCCAAGGAATACCTTGCCGATATGAACGCGCCTGCCGACAAGTGGATGCTGAGCGGCCCCGAGCCGAAACTCGCTCCTCAGCGCACCAACGCCGCTTAA
- a CDS encoding MFS transporter — MSSLSRSAGSGQSLARPAILVALGFAGVIGALMQTLVLPLLPLFPSMFNVSIAAASWVATSTMLVGAIGAPLVGWLGDRFGLKSMIMLSLIALAIGSFISALATDFTTMIIGRVLQGFSVGIVGLSMAMLRRLWHVEGLPMAVGIIGGTIGIGTSLGVPLAGFIVSFGTWQTLFWIMGGSAVLATLLLWVVVPSVAPISKQRFDLTGALGLGLILTLILLPLSLAADGEMSIPMSATLLIIAAALLCAWVWHQNRTPQPFVDLSLLRVPAVSTSHLIALFLGFGFFLSFTGTITISQMPMHNGVGLGGTVLTTGFVQLPASLIAIVAPPLAGLMVVRSGVRAAIATGIAVSIAAFLARCFYLDNSIYVALSTMFLSGGISFAFAALPVALMSATPTDKLGASNGFNMLSRQMGAAAASVAGAVIVALHLDYVTPSGPEGFYWLFGLGGVSTLIALILALSTKTLNSAPLSQETLS, encoded by the coding sequence GTGTCTTCACTTTCACGCTCAGCAGGGTCGGGCCAATCTTTGGCCCGGCCGGCAATCTTGGTGGCGCTTGGGTTTGCCGGGGTCATCGGTGCCCTGATGCAGACCCTTGTGCTGCCCCTGCTTCCGCTCTTTCCCTCGATGTTCAACGTCTCCATCGCCGCCGCTTCTTGGGTGGCGACATCGACCATGCTGGTCGGGGCCATCGGCGCCCCCTTGGTTGGCTGGCTGGGTGACCGTTTTGGCCTCAAGTCGATGATCATGCTCTCGCTGATCGCCTTGGCCATTGGCTCTTTCATCTCCGCCCTCGCCACCGATTTCACTACCATGATCATCGGGCGCGTCCTGCAGGGCTTTTCTGTCGGCATCGTCGGCCTCTCAATGGCCATGTTGCGTCGCCTCTGGCATGTCGAAGGCCTGCCCATGGCCGTCGGCATCATCGGCGGCACCATCGGCATTGGCACGAGCTTGGGCGTGCCTTTAGCGGGCTTCATCGTCTCCTTCGGCACCTGGCAAACCCTATTCTGGATCATGGGCGGCTCCGCCGTCCTCGCAACCCTTCTCCTCTGGGTCGTCGTCCCCTCCGTCGCCCCCATCTCAAAGCAGCGCTTTGATCTCACCGGCGCGCTGGGCCTTGGCCTGATCCTTACCCTCATTCTTTTGCCGTTGAGCCTGGCTGCCGATGGCGAAATGTCCATTCCCATGAGCGCCACCCTGCTCATCATCGCCGCTGCGCTTCTCTGTGCTTGGGTCTGGCACCAGAACCGCACGCCACAACCTTTTGTGGATCTAAGCCTCCTGCGGGTTCCGGCCGTCTCGACCAGCCACCTCATCGCACTCTTCCTCGGTTTCGGCTTCTTCCTCAGCTTCACCGGCACCATCACCATCAGCCAAATGCCCATGCACAATGGCGTTGGCCTTGGCGGCACCGTCCTCACCACCGGCTTTGTGCAATTGCCCGCCAGCCTCATCGCCATTGTCGCGCCGCCCTTGGCCGGGCTCATGGTCGTCCGTTCAGGTGTCCGCGCCGCAATCGCCACCGGCATAGCCGTCTCCATCGCAGCCTTTCTGGCGCGCTGTTTTTATCTCGATAACTCCATCTACGTGGCGCTCTCGACCATGTTCCTCTCCGGCGGCATTTCCTTTGCCTTCGCAGCCCTGCCCGTGGCCCTGATGAGCGCGACCCCCACCGACAAGCTCGGCGCCAGCAATGGCTTCAATATGCTCAGCCGCCAGATGGGGGCGGCCGCTGCTAGCGTCGCCGGAGCCGTTATCGTTGCGCTCCACCTTGATTACGTCACCCCCTCTGGCCCCGAAGGCTTTTACTGGCTCTTCGGCCTTGGCGGCGTGTCCACGCTGATCGCGCTCATCCTCGCTCTCAGCACCAAAACCCTCAATTCCGCACCCCTTTCGCAGGAGACATTGTCATGA
- a CDS encoding ABC transporter permease — translation MTPTSVTPEKTTKTIRLPRLPFSLWIAIIMLAGVLALMALVPLWSGFDPNKQSLFFALEPAFTNPAHPLGTDALGRDILSRLSVAASVSVLVALGAVCISAVIGIVIGLLAGWMRGPVDSLLMALGNVQLAIPTVLLLIVLVAALGSSPLLLVILLGCVNWVGYGRVVRAQVISLREREFITAVTTAGGSSWWIMRKHLLPNVLPAVLVLAAFDVGVIITVESSLSFIGLGIQPPTPSLGLMISEGQRYLQTNLPLTLLPALVIFFLIGGIQFASQSLNRAPSRG, via the coding sequence ATGACCCCAACATCTGTCACGCCCGAAAAGACCACCAAAACTATCCGCCTGCCCCGCCTGCCCTTTTCTCTTTGGATCGCAATCATCATGCTCGCCGGTGTTCTGGCGCTCATGGCCTTGGTGCCCCTGTGGTCCGGGTTTGATCCCAATAAGCAGAGCCTGTTCTTTGCGCTCGAACCCGCCTTCACCAATCCGGCGCACCCGCTGGGCACCGACGCTCTGGGCCGCGATATCCTGAGCCGCCTGTCGGTCGCGGCCAGTGTCTCTGTTCTGGTCGCTCTAGGTGCCGTGTGCATCTCGGCCGTCATCGGCATCGTCATTGGCCTCTTGGCCGGTTGGATGCGCGGCCCGGTCGACAGCCTCCTCATGGCGCTGGGCAATGTGCAATTGGCTATCCCAACTGTTCTTCTGCTCATCGTTCTGGTCGCCGCCCTCGGCTCAAGCCCGCTTTTGCTGGTGATCCTCCTCGGTTGCGTCAACTGGGTCGGTTATGGTCGCGTCGTCCGGGCTCAGGTCATCTCGCTGCGGGAGCGCGAATTCATCACCGCCGTCACTACGGCCGGTGGCTCCAGCTGGTGGATCATGCGCAAGCATCTCCTGCCCAATGTTCTGCCCGCTGTGCTCGTGCTCGCCGCTTTCGATGTCGGCGTCATCATCACCGTTGAATCCTCCCTCAGCTTCATTGGTCTGGGCATCCAGCCTCCGACCCCGAGCCTGGGTCTGATGATCAGCGAAGGTCAGCGTTATCTGCAGACCAATTTGCCGCTCACCCTCCTGCCGGCCTTGGTCATCTTCTTCCTCATCGGCGGCATTCAGTTCGCCTCCCAATCCCTCAATCGCGCCCCGTCTCGCGGTTGA
- a CDS encoding ABC transporter substrate-binding protein, with amino-acid sequence MILSRRTLLATTTALLAMTALSPAFAADKTSVTAALVAEPVSLNPIYDTSLPALNVFYNVFDQLTGIDASGAVVPRLADAWAASEDLKTWTFNLREGATFHDGSPVTAEDVLFTYETAMTDKTSRLGGYVSTVESISAEGNRIIFSLKIPYAPFDRQTTLIPIISKAAFETMGAEAYARKPIGSGPYSVENWANSDTITLQRFDAYWGNKGTYETVIFQPVPDETTRANSVQSGDLDIALLGPSSVPAVEGSGSAKVVHQQSNRVVYLGFNATTAQLSNAKLRKAADLALDRQLLSSRLLNGATEPASQLVAPVSFGYSPDIAPTTYNLDQAKALVAEAGYDGTAIPLTYPNTGLPQIDQVAQAIAFFLGEAGITVTLDPQEANTFSNSWFSASLGGFYLHAFAPSVMDADLPFNMLLRSGGQGYANNADIDALLDVQVGTAAQNARAATLAQISTIVTENTFYAPLFVDTYSYAVTPDVEWSPRPDGMIVFN; translated from the coding sequence ATGATCCTCTCACGTCGCACCCTGCTGGCAACGACCACTGCCCTTCTCGCCATGACTGCGCTGTCACCAGCCTTCGCTGCCGACAAGACCAGCGTCACCGCCGCACTGGTCGCCGAGCCTGTCAGCCTCAACCCGATCTACGACACCAGCCTGCCAGCTTTGAACGTTTTCTATAACGTCTTTGATCAGCTGACCGGCATTGACGCCTCGGGCGCTGTTGTTCCGCGCTTGGCTGACGCGTGGGCAGCTTCGGAAGACCTCAAGACTTGGACCTTCAACCTGCGTGAAGGCGCCACCTTCCACGACGGTTCGCCTGTCACCGCTGAAGACGTGCTCTTCACCTATGAAACAGCCATGACCGACAAGACCTCGCGTCTGGGTGGCTATGTCTCAACGGTCGAAAGCATCAGCGCGGAAGGCAACCGCATCATCTTCTCGCTGAAAATCCCATATGCACCGTTCGACCGTCAGACGACGCTGATCCCGATCATTTCCAAGGCCGCGTTTGAGACCATGGGCGCCGAAGCCTATGCCCGCAAGCCCATCGGCAGCGGCCCATACTCCGTCGAAAACTGGGCCAATAGCGACACCATCACTCTTCAGCGCTTCGACGCCTATTGGGGCAATAAGGGTACCTACGAAACCGTCATCTTCCAGCCGGTTCCCGATGAGACCACCCGCGCCAACTCGGTTCAGTCCGGCGATCTCGACATTGCCCTTCTTGGTCCATCCAGTGTTCCAGCCGTTGAAGGCTCGGGCAGCGCCAAGGTTGTACACCAGCAGTCCAACCGCGTTGTCTATCTGGGCTTTAACGCCACCACGGCTCAGCTGAGCAATGCCAAGCTGCGTAAGGCTGCCGATCTGGCGCTAGATCGTCAGCTGCTGTCCTCGCGTCTGCTCAATGGCGCTACCGAGCCAGCTTCCCAGCTCGTCGCCCCTGTGTCCTTCGGCTACAGCCCGGACATCGCCCCCACGACCTACAATCTCGATCAGGCCAAGGCTCTAGTTGCCGAAGCTGGCTATGACGGCACGGCCATCCCCCTGACCTACCCAAATACTGGTCTGCCGCAGATTGATCAGGTTGCACAGGCCATCGCCTTCTTCCTCGGCGAAGCGGGCATCACCGTGACCCTCGACCCGCAAGAAGCCAACACCTTCTCCAATTCGTGGTTCTCAGCCTCGCTCGGTGGCTTCTACCTCCACGCCTTTGCCCCATCGGTGATGGACGCGGACCTGCCCTTCAACATGCTGCTCCGCTCTGGCGGTCAGGGCTATGCCAACAATGCTGACATCGACGCTCTGCTCGACGTTCAGGTCGGCACTGCAGCCCAGAACGCACGCGCCGCAACACTGGCTCAGATCAGCACCATCGTTACCGAAAACACCTTCTACGCACCGCTGTTCGTGGACACCTATTCCTACGCTGTCACCCCAGACGTCGAATGGTCCCCGCGTCCCGATGGCATGATCGTTTTCAACTAA
- a CDS encoding ABC transporter permease: MPRYILTRIAWGLLTLLAILTFVFFLARMTGDPVRLLLPDQATQADVDAMRETLGLNRPVVEQYFDFMAKAVTGDLGDSLRQQRPALEIVLERLPATLELAITSFVIGFAVALLLAVLGEVTGNRRLRNGLLWVATFRQSVPPYLFGILLILILSVNMGVLPAIGRNSTASYVIPVLTMATFEIALYLRLFNTFFDEMRRNDWVRTAIAKGISRNRLVFRHMLPNAILPVITVAGINLGILIGGTVVLEMVFNWPGMGRLIVQGVTQRDYPIVQAGVVVTAAVFILINIVVDILYAVLDPRVRLS; the protein is encoded by the coding sequence ATGCCACGCTATATTCTCACCCGTATTGCATGGGGTCTGTTGACCCTGCTGGCAATCCTTACCTTCGTGTTTTTTCTGGCGCGAATGACCGGCGACCCGGTCCGTTTGCTGCTGCCAGACCAAGCCACACAGGCCGATGTCGATGCCATGCGCGAGACGCTCGGGCTTAATCGTCCTGTTGTAGAACAATACTTCGACTTCATGGCGAAGGCCGTCACCGGCGATCTGGGTGACTCTCTGCGTCAGCAGCGTCCCGCCCTCGAAATCGTGCTGGAGCGCCTCCCCGCGACCTTAGAACTCGCGATCACATCCTTTGTCATCGGCTTTGCCGTTGCGCTGCTTCTGGCGGTCTTAGGCGAAGTGACGGGCAATCGTCGCCTGCGCAACGGCCTCCTGTGGGTCGCAACATTCCGCCAGTCGGTGCCGCCCTATCTTTTCGGCATCCTGCTCATTCTCATCCTCTCGGTGAATATGGGCGTCTTGCCCGCCATCGGCCGCAATTCCACCGCCAGCTATGTCATCCCAGTTCTGACCATGGCGACATTTGAAATCGCGCTCTACCTGCGCCTCTTCAACACCTTCTTTGATGAGATGCGGCGTAACGATTGGGTCCGCACGGCCATTGCCAAGGGCATCAGCCGCAACCGCCTCGTTTTCCGCCACATGCTGCCAAATGCCATTCTGCCGGTCATCACGGTCGCAGGCATCAATCTGGGCATCCTCATCGGCGGCACTGTGGTGCTGGAGATGGTGTTCAATTGGCCGGGCATGGGACGTCTGATCGTCCAGGGCGTCACCCAGCGTGATTACCCCATCGTGCAGGCCGGCGTGGTCGTCACCGCTGCTGTGTTCATCCTCATCAACATCGTAGTCGACATTCTCTATGCGGTCCTCGATCCGCGCGTGAGGCTCTCATGA